The Mucilaginibacter yixingensis genome window below encodes:
- the aroB gene encoding 3-dehydroquinate synthase — MDTLAMDTIESIGYPVFFEDSLTELARFIERGKYTRFFVLTDDQTGEYCLPVLQPYLGENAQYDLIEVPSGEQNKTIDFCIGIWQMLIDFGADRNSLLINLGGGVITDMGGFAASTYKRGIDFVHVPTTLLSQVDASVGGKTGIDLSSVKNIVGTFAQPQAVFMDHRFLTSLPPRQILSGLAEMLKHGLICDAEYWNELKISDLTKPSAGLVYQSVAIKNQIVLEDPKEKGIRKALNFGHTIGHAVEAYSLEHDGAKHLTHGEAIAIGMICESWLSFKKNGLSEQELNEIVAVLTNLYPQHEIKSSCHADLLQLMQKDKKNNGTQINCTLLNKIGECSIDHICTEEELSDSLHYYASLY, encoded by the coding sequence ATGGATACTTTAGCAATGGATACTATTGAAAGTATTGGTTACCCCGTTTTTTTTGAAGACAGTTTAACAGAACTTGCCCGCTTTATTGAGCGCGGGAAATACACTCGTTTTTTTGTTTTAACAGACGATCAGACCGGCGAATACTGCCTGCCTGTATTGCAACCTTATCTGGGCGAAAATGCCCAGTATGACCTGATTGAAGTTCCATCAGGCGAACAGAACAAAACCATCGATTTTTGCATCGGCATCTGGCAGATGCTGATTGATTTTGGTGCAGACCGTAACAGCTTACTCATTAACCTGGGTGGCGGCGTTATTACCGATATGGGCGGTTTTGCAGCATCAACCTATAAACGTGGAATTGATTTTGTACACGTGCCTACCACCCTGCTTTCGCAAGTTGATGCTTCTGTGGGTGGCAAAACCGGCATCGATCTGTCGAGCGTTAAAAACATTGTAGGTACGTTTGCCCAGCCGCAAGCGGTATTTATGGATCACCGTTTCCTAACCAGCCTGCCGCCGCGCCAAATTCTGTCTGGCCTGGCAGAAATGTTGAAACACGGACTGATCTGTGATGCCGAGTACTGGAATGAACTAAAAATCAGTGATCTGACAAAACCTTCAGCCGGTTTGGTTTACCAATCGGTAGCTATTAAAAATCAGATTGTGCTGGAAGACCCTAAAGAAAAAGGCATCCGTAAGGCGCTTAATTTTGGTCATACCATTGGCCATGCCGTAGAGGCATATTCATTGGAGCATGATGGCGCGAAACACCTTACACACGGTGAAGCCATTGCTATTGGCATGATCTGCGAATCATGGCTATCGTTCAAAAAGAATGGACTGAGCGAGCAGGAGCTGAATGAGATTGTAGCTGTACTGACCAACCTTTATCCTCAGCACGAAATCAAATCATCATGCCATGCAGATCTGCTTCAACTGATGCAAAAAGATAAAAAGAACAACGGCACGCAAATCAACTGCACGCTGCTCAACAAAATTGGCGAGTGCAGCATTGATCATATCTGCACCGAAGAAGAGCTTAGCGATAGCTTGCATTACTACGCATCATTGTATTAA
- a CDS encoding RNA-binding S4 domain-containing protein — MIEFTLTEDFIPLIQLLKATNLVGSGGEAQIVVTEGLVKYNGTVDYRKRLKVRKGDIVEFNNTPILVK; from the coding sequence ATGATTGAGTTTACCCTGACAGAGGACTTTATTCCTTTAATACAATTGCTTAAAGCCACCAACCTGGTAGGCTCTGGCGGCGAAGCCCAGATTGTAGTTACGGAAGGACTGGTTAAATACAACGGCACTGTCGATTACCGCAAACGCCTCAAAGTCAGGAAAGGCGATATCGTTGAGTTTAATAACACCCCCATCTTAGTGAAATAA